From one Gossypium hirsutum isolate 1008001.06 chromosome D08, Gossypium_hirsutum_v2.1, whole genome shotgun sequence genomic stretch:
- the LOC107940071 gene encoding two-component response regulator ORR24 isoform X1 — MEEKMGGSNGEDSGEDQFPVGMRVLAVDDDPICLKILANLLCKCQYQVTTTNQAIIALKMLRGNKNRYDLVISDVNMPDMDGFKLLELVGLEMDLPVIMLSAHSDTKLVMKGITHGACDYLLKPVRIEELKNIWQHVVRRKKPDSKDELAAPNHDKSRGGTGEAGQTWVACSSDQKVNKKRKDQSEDEEEETEDNGHENEDSSSQKKPRVVWSVDLHRKFVAAVNQLGLGDQAVPKKILDLMNVEGLTRENVASHLQKYRLYLRRLSSVATQQANMVVALGSRGPSHLRTGSLDGFGDFRSFTGPRRFSSASLPSYQSRGTFGRLNSSAALTLSGISSGVIQPGNSVNGLGKIQPVVLPANQNQNEALFQGITASIELNQLSQTKSTNHFGEYNCVNERNVFRISSSFPDARVVVGSSSNSLSTASGNALVLHGSTQEVQCSAAFENLPSFGMTSLNRESNDLSVRGSFNCLEHGRCSENWQGTVQLSNFPPSNEQLPSNNLQESIPWRNSSPSNSRIALSSMASSAVLGDSRADILCKAGLNNSYSHVDSRVSASGSMMDQNNAVSSNTNDVSLFSHLNGEAPFAVRHSEGDKSSSDRFEVQ, encoded by the exons ATGGAGGAGAAAATGGGTGGTTCCAATGGTGAAGATAGTGGGGAGGACCAGTTTCCAGTTGGCATGCGTGTTTTAGCTGTTGATGATGATCCTATTTGCCTCAAGATTTTGGCTAATCTGCTGTGTAAATGCCAATATCAGG TTACTACGACCAATCAGGCAATAATAGCCCTTAAAATGTTGAGGGGAAACAAAAATAGATATGATTTGGTTATTAGTGATGTTAATATGCCAGATATGGATGGGTTTAAGCTACTTGAACTTGTGGGGCTTGAAATGGACCTGCCTGTAATCA TGTTGTCGGCACATAGCGATACCAAGCTTGTAATGAAGGGGATTACTCATGGTGCTTGTGACTACTTATTGAAGCCCGTTCGAATTGAGGAGCTGAAAAACATATGGCAACACGTGGTCAGAAGAAAGAAACCGGACTCTAAGGATGAACTTGCGGCCCCAAATCACGATAAATCTCGAGGAGGAACTGGAGAAGCTGGTCAAACATGGGTGGCCTGCAGTTCGGATCAGAAAGTCAATAAGAAGAGAAAGGACCAAAGTGAAGATGAGGAAGAAGAGACTGAAGATAACGGACATGAGAATGAAGACTCCTCGAGCCAGAAGAAGCCTAGAGTTGTTTGGTCTGTAGATTTGCATAGGAAGTTCGTTGCAGCTGTCAATCAATTGGGTCTTGGCG ACCAGGCTGTTCCAAAGAAAATCCTTGACCTCATGAATGTTGAAGGGCTTACGAGGGAGAATGTAGCAAGCCATCTACAG AAATATAGGCTTTACCTGAGAAGACTCAGCAGTGTTGCAACACAACAAGCAAACATGGTTGTTGCATTGGGCAGTAGAGGTCCCTCTCACTTACGTACAGGTTCACTGGATGGCTTTGGAGATTTTCGCTCATTCACTGGACCTAGAAGGTTTTCAAGTGCTTCTCTACCATCGTATCAATCACGTGGAACGTTTGGTAGATTGAACTCCTCAGCTGCTTTGACCCTAAGCGGTATTTCTTCTGGTGTGATTCAACCCGGAAATTCTGTTAATGGTCTTGGAAAGATTCAGCCTGTGGTATTACCTGCAAACCAGAATCAAAATGAAGCTTTGTTTCAAGGGATCACGGCTTCTATAGAGCTAAACCAACTGTCGCAGACCAAGTCCACTAATCACTTTGGAGAATACAATTGTGTTAATGAGCGGAATGTTTTTCGTATTTCCTCTAGCTTCCCAGATGCTAGAGTGGTGGTTGGTAGCTCAAGCAATTCTCTGTCAACTGCCTCAGGCAATGCTTTGGTGTTACATGGAAGCACGCAAGAGGTGCAATGTAGTGCTGCATTTGAAAATCTACCCTCTTTTGGTATGACATCACTGAATCGGGAATCTAATGACCTGAGTGTTCGTGGTTCTTTTAATTGTCTTGAACATGGTAGATGCAGTGAGAACTGGCAGGGCACTGTTCAATTATCCAATTTCCCACCAAGTAATGAGCAGTTGCCGAGTAATAATCTGCAAGAAAGCATCCCTTGGAGGAACTCTTCCCCAAGTAACAGTCGTATTGCTCTTTCTTCAATGGCAAGTTCAGCAGTTTTGGGGGATTCTAGAGCAGACATACTCTGTAAAGCTGGCCTAAATAATTCATACAGCCATGTGGATTCCCGGGTTTCTGCAAGTGGGTCTATGATGGACCAAAACAATGCTGTTAGTAGTAACACAAATGATGTTTCTTTGTTCAGCCATTTAAATGGCGAGGCTCCTTTTGCTGTTAGGCACTCTGAGGGCGACAAATCATCGTCTGACAGATTTGAGGTCCAATGA
- the LOC107940071 gene encoding two-component response regulator ARR12 isoform X2 yields MPISGSVLSCSIQFKVTTTNQAIIALKMLRGNKNRYDLVISDVNMPDMDGFKLLELVGLEMDLPVIMLSAHSDTKLVMKGITHGACDYLLKPVRIEELKNIWQHVVRRKKPDSKDELAAPNHDKSRGGTGEAGQTWVACSSDQKVNKKRKDQSEDEEEETEDNGHENEDSSSQKKPRVVWSVDLHRKFVAAVNQLGLGDQAVPKKILDLMNVEGLTRENVASHLQKYRLYLRRLSSVATQQANMVVALGSRGPSHLRTGSLDGFGDFRSFTGPRRFSSASLPSYQSRGTFGRLNSSAALTLSGISSGVIQPGNSVNGLGKIQPVVLPANQNQNEALFQGITASIELNQLSQTKSTNHFGEYNCVNERNVFRISSSFPDARVVVGSSSNSLSTASGNALVLHGSTQEVQCSAAFENLPSFGMTSLNRESNDLSVRGSFNCLEHGRCSENWQGTVQLSNFPPSNEQLPSNNLQESIPWRNSSPSNSRIALSSMASSAVLGDSRADILCKAGLNNSYSHVDSRVSASGSMMDQNNAVSSNTNDVSLFSHLNGEAPFAVRHSEGDKSSSDRFEVQ; encoded by the exons ATGCCAATATCAGGGTCAGTCCTTTCATGTTCAATTCAATTCAAAG TTACTACGACCAATCAGGCAATAATAGCCCTTAAAATGTTGAGGGGAAACAAAAATAGATATGATTTGGTTATTAGTGATGTTAATATGCCAGATATGGATGGGTTTAAGCTACTTGAACTTGTGGGGCTTGAAATGGACCTGCCTGTAATCA TGTTGTCGGCACATAGCGATACCAAGCTTGTAATGAAGGGGATTACTCATGGTGCTTGTGACTACTTATTGAAGCCCGTTCGAATTGAGGAGCTGAAAAACATATGGCAACACGTGGTCAGAAGAAAGAAACCGGACTCTAAGGATGAACTTGCGGCCCCAAATCACGATAAATCTCGAGGAGGAACTGGAGAAGCTGGTCAAACATGGGTGGCCTGCAGTTCGGATCAGAAAGTCAATAAGAAGAGAAAGGACCAAAGTGAAGATGAGGAAGAAGAGACTGAAGATAACGGACATGAGAATGAAGACTCCTCGAGCCAGAAGAAGCCTAGAGTTGTTTGGTCTGTAGATTTGCATAGGAAGTTCGTTGCAGCTGTCAATCAATTGGGTCTTGGCG ACCAGGCTGTTCCAAAGAAAATCCTTGACCTCATGAATGTTGAAGGGCTTACGAGGGAGAATGTAGCAAGCCATCTACAG AAATATAGGCTTTACCTGAGAAGACTCAGCAGTGTTGCAACACAACAAGCAAACATGGTTGTTGCATTGGGCAGTAGAGGTCCCTCTCACTTACGTACAGGTTCACTGGATGGCTTTGGAGATTTTCGCTCATTCACTGGACCTAGAAGGTTTTCAAGTGCTTCTCTACCATCGTATCAATCACGTGGAACGTTTGGTAGATTGAACTCCTCAGCTGCTTTGACCCTAAGCGGTATTTCTTCTGGTGTGATTCAACCCGGAAATTCTGTTAATGGTCTTGGAAAGATTCAGCCTGTGGTATTACCTGCAAACCAGAATCAAAATGAAGCTTTGTTTCAAGGGATCACGGCTTCTATAGAGCTAAACCAACTGTCGCAGACCAAGTCCACTAATCACTTTGGAGAATACAATTGTGTTAATGAGCGGAATGTTTTTCGTATTTCCTCTAGCTTCCCAGATGCTAGAGTGGTGGTTGGTAGCTCAAGCAATTCTCTGTCAACTGCCTCAGGCAATGCTTTGGTGTTACATGGAAGCACGCAAGAGGTGCAATGTAGTGCTGCATTTGAAAATCTACCCTCTTTTGGTATGACATCACTGAATCGGGAATCTAATGACCTGAGTGTTCGTGGTTCTTTTAATTGTCTTGAACATGGTAGATGCAGTGAGAACTGGCAGGGCACTGTTCAATTATCCAATTTCCCACCAAGTAATGAGCAGTTGCCGAGTAATAATCTGCAAGAAAGCATCCCTTGGAGGAACTCTTCCCCAAGTAACAGTCGTATTGCTCTTTCTTCAATGGCAAGTTCAGCAGTTTTGGGGGATTCTAGAGCAGACATACTCTGTAAAGCTGGCCTAAATAATTCATACAGCCATGTGGATTCCCGGGTTTCTGCAAGTGGGTCTATGATGGACCAAAACAATGCTGTTAGTAGTAACACAAATGATGTTTCTTTGTTCAGCCATTTAAATGGCGAGGCTCCTTTTGCTGTTAGGCACTCTGAGGGCGACAAATCATCGTCTGACAGATTTGAGGTCCAATGA
- the LOC107940054 gene encoding VAMP-like protein YKT61, which yields MKITSLVVLKCNPEGSDPIILANTTDVSHFGYFQRSSVKEFIVFVSRTVAKRTPSGQRQSVQHEEYKVHAYNRNGLCALGFMDDHYPVRSAFSLLNQILDEYQKNFGESWRNAQADSTQPWPYLNDALTKFQDPAEADKLLKIQRELDETKIILHKTIDSVLARGERLDSLVEKSSDLSAASQMFYKQAKKTNQCCTIL from the exons atgaAGATCACATCGTTAGTAGTACTGAAGTGCAACCCGGAAGGATCCGATCCGATAATACTAGCGAACACTACCGATGTGAGCCATTTTGGTTACTTTCAAAGGTCAAGCGTCAAGGAGTTCATCGTCTTCGTTTCTCGAACTGTTGCTAAACGTACTCCTTCTGGTCAGCGCCAGTCCGTTCAGCACGAAG AGTACAAGGTACATGCTTACAACAGAAATGGACTTTGTGCCTTGGGATTTATGGATGATCATTATCCAGTTCGAAGTGCTTTTTCGCTTCTCAACCAG ATTCTAGATGAATATCAGAAAAATTTTGGGGAGTCTTGGAGAAATGCACAAGCTGATAGCACTCAACCTTGGCCGTATCTGAATGATGCTTTGACCAAATTTCAG GACCCTGCAGAGGcggataaattattgaaaattcagAGGGAGTTGGATGAAACTAAAATCATCCTT CATAAAACTATTGATAGTGTGCTTGCACGAGGTGAGAGGCTGGACAGTTTAGTTGAGAAGAGTTCAGACCTGAGTGCTGCGTCTCAG ATGTTCTACAAGCAGGCTAAGAAAACCAATCAGTGTTGTACCATACTGTAA
- the LOC107940070 gene encoding calmodulin-binding protein 60 E: MENSRNKRGHEEGIEDATYITETKKPKLPALASVIVEALKVDSMQRLCSSLEPMLRRIVSEEVERALTRIGNATLTARNSPPRIQSADGRNLQLHFRTRMPPHLFTGGKVEGEQGAAIHVVLLDMISGTVVQTGPESALKLNVVVLEGDFNEEADEDWTKEQFESNEVKEREGKRPLLTGELQVTLKEGVGTLGDLTFTDNSSWIRSRKFRLGLKVAPGYGEGIRVREAKTEAFAVKDHRGELYKKHYPPALHDEVWRLDRIAKDGALHKKLLKAEIVTVEDFLRLLVRDSQKLRNILGSGMSNRMWENTVEHAKTCILGGKLYVYYPDQTHNTGVVFNHIYELRGLIADGQFLSLESLNHNQKLFVDSLVKRAYENWHQVIEYDDKVLNTLRSTKVANPSAAPVNDNNYDADYYATTAQKSRQQYITSEPSPQCHNNNTHQTVHQLIEFPFGRSDQNAAMTMNNQKALLPSTTTISYMPIGGNSTAGVSGFAGDWSRPRTGHGFEDFFAEEIRLRSSEMLETDDMQRLLKTFGVGVGMGAGFGHPDESSYAYTIPYDHQMDHPYPYVPERGKGSGKAVVGWLKLKAALRWGIFIRKKAAERRAQLVELD; the protein is encoded by the exons ATGGAAAACTCAAGGAACAAGAGAGGGCATGAAGAAGGTATTGAAGATGCAACCTATATTACAGAAACGAAGAAACCAAAGTTACCAGCTTTGGCAAG TGTAATAGTGGAAGCTCTGAAGGTGGATAGTATGCAAAGACTTTGCTCATCTTTGGAGCCTATGTTACGCAGAATT GTCAGTGAGGAAGTGGAACGGGCATTGACAAGAATAGGGAATGCTACATTGACTGCCAG GAATTCACCACCAAGAATACAAAGTGCAGATGGAAGAAACCTACAGCTTCATTTCAGAACAAGAATGCCGCCTCACCTATTCACAGGAGGGAAAGTTGAGGGTGAGCAAGGGGCCGCCATCCATGTCGTCTTACTCGATATGATCTCAGGCACTGTGGTGCAAACTGGACCAGAATCAGCTCTCAAACTCAATGTTGTGGTCCTTGAAGGTGACTTTAACGAAGAAGCTGATGAAGATTGGACTAAAGAACAGTTTGAGAGCAATGAAGTTAAAGAACGCGAAGGGAAACGACCGCTTTTAACCGGAGAACTACAAGTAACACTCAAGGAAGGTGTTGGAACTCTAGGAGATCTTACATTCACTGATAATTCAAGTTGGATCCGGAGTAGAAAATTCAGACTTGGTTTGAAGGTTGCTCCCGGGTATGGCGAAGGGATTCGTGTTCGTGAAGCTAAAACCGAAGCTTTTGCTGTTAAAGATCATAGGGGAGAAT TGTACAAGAAACATTATCCACCTGCATTGCATGATGAAGTGTGGAGATTGGACAGAATAGCCAAAGATGGAGCATTACATAAGAAGTTGTTGAAAGCTGAAATTGTGACGGTTGAAGATTTTCTTCGACTTCTTGTTCGGGATTCACAAAAACTAAGAAAC ATCTTGGGAAGTGGGATGTCAAATAGAATGTGGGAGAACACAGTGGAGCATGCTAAGACTTGCATCTTGGGAGGAAAGCTTTATGTTTATTACCCTGATCAAACACATAACACTGGTGTTGTTTTCAATCACATTTATGAACTCAGAGGTCTTATTGCTGATGGCCAGTTCCTATCTTTGGAATCACTTAACCACAATCaaaag CTTTTTGTTGATTCCCTGGTGAAGAGAGCATATGAAAATTGGCATCAAGTTATTGAATATGACGACAAGGTTCTCAATACCCTTAGAAGTACAAAGGTAGCAAATCCGTCAGCTGCACCGGTAAACGATAACAACTACGATGCAGATTACTATGCCACAACTGCTCAAAAGAGTAGACAGCAGTATATCACCTCAGAGCCAAGTCCACAATGCCATAATAATAATACCCACCAAACAGTCCATCAGTTGATTGAATTTCCCTTTGGAAGGTCTGATCAGAATGCAGCAATGACAATGAATAATCAGAAAGCATTATTACCTAGTACCACCACCATAAGTTACATGCCAATCGGAGGAAACTCGACAGCTGGGGTATCAGGTTTTGCAGGAGATTGGTCTCGGCCGAGGACCGGGCATGGATTTGAAGATTTCTTTGCTGAGGAAATCCGACTTAGGAGTTCAGAAATGTTAGAGACCGATGACATGCAAAGACTGCTGAAAACATTCGGTGTAGGTGTTGGTATGGGAGCTGGTTTTGGTCATCCAGATGAATCTTCTTATGCATACACCATCCCATATGATCATCAAATGGACCACCCTTATCCTTATGTGCCAGAACGTGGCAAAGGATCGGGGAAAGCGGTTGTGGGGTGGCTTAAGTTAAAAGCTGCTTTAAGGTGGGGAATATTTATAAGAAAGAAAGCTGCTGAAAGAAGAGCACAGCTTGTTGAGCTTGATTAA
- the LOC107940075 gene encoding uncharacterized protein, producing MSRRSSGTWLRLCLVIFAVVSALAVCGPALYWRFKKTVRFVDSKSSCPPCICDCPPPLSLLKIAPGLANLSVTDCGSNDPDLKKEMEKQFVDLLTEELKLQEAVAEEHTRHMNITFGEAKRVASQYQREAEKCIAAIETCEGARERAEALLIKERKVTTIWEQRARQMGWEGE from the exons ATGTCACGGCGATCATCAGGGACATGGTTGAGGTTATGCCTCGTAATATTTGCGGTAGTTTCAGCACTGGCAGTATGTGGACCTGCTCTTTATTGGAGATTCAAGAAAACTGTCAGATTCGTCGATTCCAAATCCTCTTGTCCTCCTTGTATCTGTGATTGTCCTCCTCCTCTTTCCCTCCTCAAGATTGCCCCTG GGTTGGCCAATCTCTCAGTCACAG ATTGTGGAAGCAACGACCCCGATCTCAAGAAAGAGATGGAGAAGCAATTTGTGGACCTTTTAACCGAAGAGTTGAAGTTGCAAGAAGCTGTCGCCGAAGAGCACACTCGCCATATGAACATCACCTTTGGGGAAGCCAAAAGGGTGGCTTCCCAATATCAAAGGGAGGCAGAAAAGTGTATTGCAGCCATAGAAACCTGTGAGGGAGCCAGAGAACGGGCTGAGGCGTTGCTAATCAAGGAGAGGAAAGTTACCACGATATGGGAACAAAGAGCTCGACAAATGGGTTGGGAAGGTGAATAA